From Gadus macrocephalus chromosome 16, ASM3116895v1:
AGGAATGGTATCAACACACTTTAATGCCGAAACCATCGTAATATTGCATGTGTTGCAATGGTTTCTGGTTCTGCCCTCCTTGGGGCTTGTGCAGGCGCACTGATCACTCGTGCTGCCAGACATTTGTCGGAATCTTACGGAAAATTTTGCATGACCTTTCATTAGATATCATACAAACGTTTTTTGAGACCAGCCTGCATGGTTCCAAATTTTTTGAAATACGTGTTTTTAGATATAATTTAGGTTATTACTTAAACAGAATAGCCTGGAAGCATGAGAAACACCATAAGCCTTTTAACTTACTCACTAAAGTTCATATACAAGCACTgaaataaaaagcatgtttctcGCGAGACATGGAATCAAACACATCTTAATGCCGAAACAAGcattttccactgagaataaaatgaatgtcaacaaaaatttgtatacatttgatatatattttttgggatAGCAGCACCCATATCGACCAACAAAGCAATGTTAGAAAGCGTTTTTTTCTGGCAAGAAAAATATTCTTAGAAACTAATAAACTAAACGATATATACAATCAATGAACGAAGATTATGacaataaaatacacatttattgctagaaatgttattaaaacCCATTTAATGCTGaaaaacaatgcattttttGGGCTGTTTAGTTAATGGTGGTATCTGACACCAGTTTAATGTGAATGAAAAGAAGAAGTGAAAACGAAAAAGAGAAGTTAAGAAACTCAGTAAATTGTACATGTTTATAAATGGCTTTGCCTCCACAAGCTGTCCCTTGGGAGGATGAAGTCTCAAGCCTCAAAGTTTATCTTCGAGAACTATCAGGGACAGCCTTGGGTCTTTTAAGGTTGATGGCAGAGTAAAGGACCTGCTCTGTATGATCAGACTTTACCAGAGCACCAGCAAACCCACGAGGCACTTCCTGGTTCTTAGAGCGAGAGATGTGGATGCTGTGATAGTGAAGGTCATCCTGCTCTTCTATTGATTCTGTCCGTGCTGCAGAAGCCGAGCGATTGGTCAGAGCTGAGACGTTGTCATACACAGGACACGGAGGAGACTgacggggagagaggacagagtagTACATTTAGAAAACACTTTACTCTCAGTTGGCTCTTCAGAAGCTCATGTTTTTATGGTTCATTTAGGGCCCGTTGTGGGTGACTAGTGCTTCCACAGTGAAGGCCGCTGTAGGTTTCACTTTAGGACTTTCCTTCTTGAACATATTCCTCTTTCTAATCATTGCTAGGTTTCAGTGACAGTTGAGCTTGTAGGAAGTTGAAAAATTGACATCTTTATTTGCTTGAATTAGACATCACTCAGTCTTCTCATTCTGCTCACTGGCAGAAGTCTCTCAGTTTGTCCCCTTGATCGCAGCCTAGATCGCACCCTATATCTAACTCTTGATCTCACAATAAAAGGGACCTGGAAAAGTTGGCCTAAATGGTCCAACTTGTCTGGGATTTCGGTACTCGTAAAGTTATTTTTGCTATGATTGATTTGACCATGGATATCAGCAATGGGCTAGCCCACAATTGATTTTGCCACATAACGTCATCTACAGCTGTATGGGTAGTCAACTTATTTAATGATAAATTAGAAATGTAACAATAAGTTAACAAATGTGGATGCTATTTAATTAGAATAAAATGACAGTGCATGAATAGACATGACTAAACATAACGTGAATAGAACTTTAATAAATAACCTCGTCCATGAACACGtttctaatgccgcttttccactgcatggtaccagctcgacacgactcgactcagctcgcattttttgcgtttccaccgcggtaccatggtatctggtacctgaagtggctgctttttctagtacctactcgctctaggttccaagcgagctgagccgatgctaaaaggtgacgtcggcagacggccggcgactgattggccagagagtgtgacgaagtcacgagagcgacatggcaaccatgctggtaacatccatagcagcgccgcagccaacatgttccacttctccaacttcttcaacatgccagctaataatagtaatgcgatcgatgtcctccattgttgttatgtgggttctgtccatgtgtgggttgcgtatgtgttgtttgcgtcgcgtacacgaatacgtcacggccctttcgcgcagccgaccccgcccacgtccaggaggtactatttgcggtggaaaagcacccgtgctgctaccgtgtcgagtcgtgtcgtgtcgagtcgtgtcgagtcgagctacatgtgcggtggaaaagcggcataagagtcCTGTTAGTATTTCAAAAAAGCATTCATGTTATTTGATTTGGTTCCCCTTTTGTGATGGTTCCCCTTTAAAGCTAATCTCTTGAGCATTGTATCTGCATATTGTCATAAAGGTCTCGTAGCCAAAGGGCTAGGAGTTACAGAAACGGCTGAAGCAACAACTGCAAGTACATGAGATTTTGGGGGTATGGGCTCGGGGTATTTCCACTACCCAGCAACGGATAGTGGAAGGAATAAAGGAGTCATAGTAACAAATAGCTTCCTGTGTCTCACCTCCTGCCTTCCTCCCTGGCCAGGTGCCTTCCTAGAAGCCTTCTTTCTTCTGGGGAAGAGAATAGAGAGATAAGAAGTTTATATCAATTTATtgttgagatagagagagagagaatatctcacctcatccagaggaagatgaggaggagtaTGGATGCCAGTAAAACAGCTACAGTTCCTGCTGCCACAGTTGTAGGCcctgatgatggtgatgatggtgatgatgttgatgatggtgTGGCTGAAACACAGTGATTTAACACTTGATTCATGTGAAGGATGAAATACTGTCCATGTATATATTACAGCCTAAATGTGACAGATCTCCAATTGATAAAAATGGATACTCTTACTCTAGAGTACACTGGGTATACAAATAACTAGGCTGCTCGTACAGCACCAAAGTTAATAAAAGTGGCAACACATAATTTAAGCCAATCACAAATCACAAATTGAATAGAGCCGTAGCATGAGTCTGTGTCTTACCATCGATGGTGCTGGTACTCAGGTATTATTCAAGGGTTTGGTCGGTCTTTAAACAATGTGCTATTTTAAAGGAACAATTACCTGTCACATTAAGGAACAACAAAGTTGAATTCTGAAGTCCAACTGCATTATGAGCTTCACAGTAATAATTTCCTCCAAGCTCAGTTgtgatgttactgatggtgtagtTCTCTCCTAATTCTTCCACTGAGCCTCCATGTTCCCTGAACCAGGTGTagtcagctgctgggttggcatcactgctgcagctcagagtcactgaaccgCCCTCCTTTATTTCACCAGGGGGTCCCACGCtcactgagggggtctttggagcgTCTGTCATAAGCACaatgatatatatttacatCCTAAAGATAAGAAGCCGTGGGATACAGAATGctgtttcaaataataaaatctCTCTGTGAATCATAGTTTACCAATCATAAGCAATACATGAATAGCAGCTTAACAATTTTGCAAGACGGATTATTGCAAATATGTTTGACATATTAGACGGAACagatttttattattactatttaacATTACGTTTTTTGTTACTATCGTTTTCCACTCACACAGGACATCTATGAAAACCGAGTTGGAGCCCAGATATCCATATTGGTTCTCTGCTTGGCAGCGGTACGTTCCCCTGTCTTTAGAGCAGACTGGGTCCAAGGTATAAGGTCGCCTTGGTTCCCAGAGCAGAGTTTGGTTGTCCCTGAACCAGGTGTagtcagctgctgggttggcatcactgctgcagctcagagtcactgaaccgCCCTCCATTATTTCACCAGGGGGACTTGGTCTCACAAATGTGTTTTTAGGCCCATCTAGAGGTACATCAAACACAATGTACATTGATATGAATGATATAAAGAGGACATTTGAGGAGTTAAGGGAATGCAGGATGAATTGAGATGATTCATCTGAATGTTGACATGGTTGTGCAAACTTTAACATCTGTGTTATGATGTTATTCTGTGTGTTCTTTTACTCACATTTCACATCAATAGAGAATGGGGAGGAAGTTTTTGTCCCTAGGTCATTCTCAGCTGTGCAGAGATACTGTCCAGAGTGTGAAGACTGGATGGGATGAAAGGAAAGCTGTGGTCCTTGGACACTGCGTCCGGGGGAATGACCTGTAGTAACCTTGGACCAGGTGTACTTTGCTACTGGGTTGGCCTCGCTGGTGCAGGTCAGATtcactgaactgccctccttTATTACATCAGGGGGAGTCACTCCCACTGAGGGGGTCTCTGGAGCGTCTGTTGACAGTTATATCACATTAGATATAAAACAAATTGTATTAATACAATTATGTCAAGTGTGTACCCAAGTATAAAAAGAAAGCATTAGGAAGTTGTAAGGCGAGTGTTATGAGCATTTCCAAGCATTGTATTGAATCCAGTTTATCTTTGAAGTGCAACTTGCAGGATGTCATTGCGCATTGCTCATTATGGACTGGCTGCGGTCATAATGTCaatcaataataaaaataaagaagcaGTCCATACCAACTGGACAGCCCTTTGTCTGAATTATCTTCAAAAATTACAATCCAGAGGGAAATCTATGCAGTCGGCTATTTTCCTAATTCACACATTTGTTAGCTTCAACCTTGTAGTTATCCTGCTTTTCATACGGATGAAATCAAAAGTAAGTAGTGTATGTTTCTGTTCTACCCAAATCTGAAATGGTACCAGTAGTGCCAGTAGCCCACCCTGTACTACTGGTAGGCCTACCCTGAGGCTTCAACATGGACGATAGTTGTCCATTCATACTTATACTAGATGTACTTTGTTACACAAAAGACCCATTACGTTCGGCCTCATGTCAGTGTACTGTGGAGTTCttacacactgatggagaggtGAGATGTTTGGATCCTTTAATAGCACATGAAGCACTGTAGTCAGAGTCAACGTAGAACCCGTGAAACCTTCCTTGATATTGTTGACGAATTCCATTCCAGTACCAGGTGTACGTAAGACCGGTTGAATGACACATGCTGTTACATTCCAGCTGTACCCTGTTATAACTGCTAGGACGAATGACCACTTCCATCTGGATATCTGGGCCAGGGAAGAAATTAcccaaaaatgaataaaaaacgaatacagtttaaataggaaaaaaaaacaggtgcatactcagacacgcacacacacacacgcacacacacgcacacacacacacgcacgcacgcacgcacgcacgcacgcacgcacgcacgcacgcacgcacgcacgcacgcacgcacgcacgcacgcacgcacgcacgcacgcacgcacgcacgcacgcacgcacgcacacacacacacaaacagttgaATAGATTCATTAGTAATCAATGTTTACCTGTCACAGATAACTTCACTCCAGGGACACCACTATATTTCCCTCCTTTGTTTGTTGTAATCCTAAACTTGTATACAGCAGAGTCACTCTGTGTCAGGTTTTTGATTCTCAGTGTACAAGTTCCAGTACAGCTGTAGGACCCACACCTGGGCTCTACACAGCGGTAATCAATACGACCTGTATAGTCTGTATCATCTCTCAGATCTACTAGCTCATTGTGTATATTAGTAAACCACCATCTTTTCTCCACTTTTAGGTGTTTAGGGTATTTATAGGTGCAGCTGATTTCAACTGTTGATCCTCTCAAACCGCAGACATTTCTAACTGGGTAATTAACTGCCCAGTTATTATAACCCTGTAAtgctgtaaaaaaacaaacacatctcaTGAGAATTATGGTTCAGCTGATGAAATGCATGATCACAAGATACATATGAGATTGTGGCTAGGTGCACCTGCAACTAGAGATACATGCTGAACACTGAGCTGTCAGAGAAACGTCCAAGAACAACATGGTCACCAACAATATGCAGCTAGTGAAAATCTATTGATACACCTAGTGGTGAATACAGTG
This genomic window contains:
- the LOC132475338 gene encoding uncharacterized protein LOC132475338 — its product is MNLRTAARGFVAFLLSVPALQGYNNWAVNYPVRNVCGLRGSTVEISCTYKYPKHLKVEKRWWFTNIHNELVDLRDDTDYTGRIDYRCVEPRCGSYSCTGTCTLRIKNLTQSDSAVYKFRITTNKGGKYSGVPGVKLSVTDIQMEVVIRPSSYNRVQLECNSMCHSTGLTYTWYWNGIRQQYQGRFHGFYVDSDYSASCAIKGSKHLTSPSVYAPETPSVGVTPPDVIKEGSSVNLTCTSEANPVAKYTWSKVTTGHSPGRSVQGPQLSFHPIQSSHSGQYLCTAENDLGTKTSSPFSIDVKCE